One genomic window of Tribolium castaneum strain GA2 chromosome 10, icTriCast1.1, whole genome shotgun sequence includes the following:
- the LOC103314899 gene encoding uncharacterized protein LOC103314899 produces MFSKVFLCCVLLAVAFAMPHVREARSPHLFKKKPILGNLFGGGGGGGYGGGYGGGGYYHPQPVHTGSASVAASSSGSSGHGHGGGSQSQSQSAAIAIGPYSVALSQSQSQASGGGGFFDY; encoded by the exons ATGTTCTCAAAAGTGTTCCTGTGTTGTGTGCTCCTGGCGGTGGCTTTCGCCATGCCTCACG tGCGTGAAGCCCGCTCGCCCCATTTGTTCAAAAAGAAGCCGATTTTGGGCAACTTGTTCGGCGGCGGTGGCGGAGGCGGTTACGGTGGCGGCTACGGTGGCGGCGGCTACTACCACCCCCAACCCGTTCACACCGGAAGTGCCAGTGTAGCCGCCAGTTCGTCCGGAAGTTCCGGTCATGGACACGGGGGCGGCTCGCAGAGCCAAAGCCAGTCGGCGGCCATCGCCATAGGCCCCTACTCCGTTGCTTTATCGCAAAGTCAGTCCCAGGCCTCCGGAGGCGGCGG attttttgacTACTAA
- the LOC135267253 gene encoding uncharacterized protein LOC135267253 yields MKHFFTLIFLVVVFICACYTAPADTEDTTKDSKSAFGPAFDEIVVESHLTVRRKSNARQARTQNGTTEAPKIRTKREIRKPLRQPPFSASAASAQAQSFNSFGPLGSFGASATGALSQSFGGGPASAGFSGTQQYTFNGQTIDIAFGGGFSGNQGAVVTVTGPHAKTRKLK; encoded by the exons atgaaacactTCTTCACTCTTATTTTCCTCGtggttgtttttatttgtgcTTGTTACACGGCTCCTGCAGATACCGAGGATACAACCAAGGACTCCAAAT CGGCCTTTGGGCCAGCTTTCGACGAAATCGTGGTCGAGTCGCACTTAACAGTGCGACGAAAAAGCAATGCCAGGCAAGCCCGCACCCAAAACGGCACCACTGAGGCCCCAAAAATCAGAACCAAGCGCGAAATAAG AAAACCGCTGCGACAGCCGCCTTTCTCCGCGTCTGCCGCCAGCGCCCAGGCGCAGTCTTTCAACTCGTTCGGCCCTTTGGGCTCCTTCGGGGCCTCGGCCACGGGCGCCCTGAGCCAGAGTTTCGGAGGTGGGCCGGCTTCAGCGGGGTTTTCCGGCACTCAGCAGTACACGTTTAATGGACAAACTATTGATATTGCCTTTGGGGGCGGCTTTTCCGGCAACCAGGGGGCTGTGGTCACGGTCACGGGCCCTCACGCCAAAACACGCAAACTCAAGTGA